A single region of the Xenopus laevis strain J_2021 chromosome 4L, Xenopus_laevis_v10.1, whole genome shotgun sequence genome encodes:
- the bsnd.L gene encoding barttin, with protein sequence MAEDKTFRYGLIILGFFLVMIGMFIMSVDKPQVYITFCSMGVLMIFIGITWSICQCYPKITFTPIDMEDDSFTEKSPVLPNDFIPDKQCSSTQYTSSKEAEVYETGLPSYDQIHIKVEEPGEGKDVQSVPTLLHPLLLDCSQMTLQAKIEIHRNVDNDSQISAEPAGTDYSACLLDYNRDAPAPLASLNEEDEINTTSCESDARSSHGSLNACDTWSFKQKAVTHFGETTSFEGIAHIDSPLNDEISLNSENENVSPSEQMSNTDTEDPSVQTLCIPDQIQESVDDLYYGLKDELDHLVIADESDFEQ encoded by the exons ATGGCAGAAGATAAAACATTTCGCTATGGACTAATTATCCTGGGTTTCTTTTTGGTGATGATTGGCATGTTCATTATGAGTGTAGATAAGCCCCAGgtgtacattacattttgttcTATGGGGGTCCTTATGATCTTTATTGGAATCACTTGGAGTATCTGTCAGTGTTACCCAAAG aTAACCTTTACTCCAATTGATATGGAAGATGATTCCTTTACAGAGAAGTCTCCAGTGCTCCCAAATGACTTTATCCCTGACAAGCAATG TTCTAGTACTCAATATACTAGCAGTAAAGAAGCTGAAGTCTATGAAACTGGCTTGCCATCCTACGATCAGATTCATATAAAGGTGGAAGAACCTGGTGAGGGGAAGGATGTTCAGTCAGTTCCCACTCTGCTGCACCCTTTGTTGTTAGACTGCTCCCAAATGACTTTGCAGGCCAAAAttgaaatacacagaaatgtggACAATGATAGCCAGATATCTGCTGAACCAGCTGGGACTGATTATTCAGCCTG CCTACTTGACTACAATAGAGATGCACCGGCACCACTCGCTTCACTGAATGAAGAGGATGAAATCAACACAACATCTTGTGAATCAGATGCAAGAAGTAGCCATGGTTCTCTGAATGCCTGTGATACCTGGTCATTTAAACAGAAAGCTGTGACACATTTTGGAGAAACGACCTCTTTTGAAGGAATTGCACATATAGATTCCCCGTTAAATGATGAAATAAGTTTAAattctgaaaatgaaaatgtttctccTTCAGAACAGATGAGCAATACTGATACTGAAGATCCTTCTGTACAGACACTTTGTATCCCTGATCAGATACAGGAGTCAGTGGATGACTTGTATTATGGACTGAAGGATGAGTTGGATCATTTAGTGATTGCGGATGAATCAGACTTTgaacaataa
- the pcsk9.L gene encoding proprotein convertase subtilisin/kexin type 9 precursor (The RefSeq protein has 6 substitutions compared to this genomic sequence) yields MMYSAPLFLLLCLLTLRPNWVMADEDDYGEEIVLSFAMQEEAQVDMEKETSSRAFYWSNKEAWRMTGQYVVVLKENVHRSQTERVIRRLQARAAKHGYLTKIVHVFHELFRGFVVKMSSDMLQMALKLPHVDYIEEDSFIFAQSVPWNLDRIVPAQQMASQFSPPNTGDSVEVYLLDTSIQSNHREIEGKVFVTDFQNVPEEDGTRFHRQASKCESHGTHMAGVVNGRDAGVAKGVNVRSLRVLNCQGKGTVSGSLTGLEFIRKTLIEQPYNPLIVIIPFVGGYSRILNAASRALVNTGVIIIAAAGNYKDDACLYSPASEPEVITIGATNYQDQPATMGVLGTNYGNCIDLFAPGDDIIGASSDCSTCFTSKSGTSQAAAHVAGIAAMILNDKPDLSVSELRQRLIQFSTKKVINEVWFPEDQRLITPNRVAGLPVKLLADEELFCRTVWSKPSGFARKATTSVQCSGNEEMFSCSSFSRNGKRKGEHIEEEGGRKTCIAHNAFGGDGVYAIARCCIWPKAVCHINSTTPEDGEVPSTVSCSNEDHILTGCSSHHVSGHLNDVVRPMHRTDNEDPACVGKSEVTSHALCCHAPDIACKVKEYSPMGFMDKVTVSCDEGWTLTGCNAYSRSSNTLGAYSIDDTCVVSNPTGGKGAAAIAICCQNKHNENKQNTNYR; encoded by the exons ATGATGTATTCTGCCCCACTTTTCCTTCTACTCTGTCTTCTTACTCTTAGACCTAACTGGGTTATGGCAGATGAAGATGATTACGGAGAAGAAATTGTTCTTTCTTTTGCCATGCAAGAAGAAGCCCAAGTAGATATTGAGAAGGAGACATCTTCCAGGGCTTTCTACTGGAGTAATAAG GAGGCCTGGAGAATGACTGGCCAGTATGTGGTGGTGTTGAAAGAAAATGTTCACAGGTCTCAGACAGAAAGAGTTATTCGCAGGCTGCAGGCACGAGCAGCAAAGCATGGCTACCTGACCAAAATTGTCCACGTCTTCCATGAACTTTTCCGAGGGTTTGTTGTGAAAATGAGTAGTGACATGTTACAGATG gctcTAAAATTGCCACATGTGGACTATATAGAGGAAGATTCATTCATATCTGCACAGAGTGTTCCGTGGAATCTTGACAGGATTGTCCCTGCCCAGCAAATGGCCAGCCAATTCAGCCCACCAA ATACCGGAGATTCTGTTGAGGTTTATCTCTTAGACACCAGTATTCAGAGCAACCACAGAGAAATAGAAGGGAAAGTCTTTGTGACAGATTTCCAGAATGTCCCAGAGGAAGATGGAACCCGCTTCCACCGACAG GCCAGTAAATGTGAAAGTCACGGAACCCATATGGCTGGAGTGGTGAATGGAAGGGATGCCGGTGTAGCTAAAGGAGTAAATGTTCGTAGCCTTAGAGTACTAAATTGTCAAGGCAAAGGCACAGTAAGTGGAAGTCTAACAG GTCTGGAGTTTATCAGGAAAACATTGATTGAACAGCCttataaccccctaattgttctCATACCCTTCGTTGGAGGCTACAGTCGGATACTGAATGCTGCCAGCCGTGCCCTAGTGAATACAGGAGTTATCATCATTGCTGCAGCTGGAAACTATAAGGATGATGCCTGTTTATACTCCCCAGCATCAGAACCTGAG GTTATTACAATTGGAGCCACTAATTACCAGGACCAACCTGCAACAATGGGTGTGCTTGGCACAAATTATGGAAACTGCATTGACTTATTTGCCCCTGGGGATGACATCATAGGTGCCTCCAGTGACTGCAGCACTTGTTTTACATCAAAAAGTGGAACATCTCAAGCAGCAGCACATGTAGCAG GCATTGCAGCAATGATATTAAATGACAAACCAGACCTATCAGTGTCAGAATTAAGGCAGCGACTCATACAATTCTCtaccaaaaaagtcataaatgaGGTTTGGTTCCCAGAAGATCAGAGGTTGATCACTCCTAACCGAGTTGCAGGGCTCCCTGTGAAACTTCTTGCAG ATGAGGAGCTTTTTTGTCGTACAGTTTGGTCAAAACCATCTGGCTTTGCTCGTAAAGCAACAACCTCAGTTCAGTGCAGTGGGAACGAAGAGATGTTCAGCTGTTCCAGTTTCTCCAGAAAtgggaaaagaaaaggagaacATATAGAG GAAGAAGGCGGCAGAAAGACGTGTATTGCACACAATGCATTTGGGGGAGATGGAGTATATGCAATTGCTAGATGCTGCATTTGGCCAAAGGCTGTCTGTCACATTAATTCTACCACACCTGAAGATGGAGAAGTGCTATCCACTGTAAGCTGCTCAAATGAGGATCACATTTTAACTG GGTGCAGCTCTCATTATGTATCTGGGCATTTCAATGATGTTGTAAGACCCATGCACAGGACTGACAATGAAGACCCTGCTTGTGTTGGGAAAAGTGAGGTCACTTCTCATGCACTGTGCTGCCATGCACCAGATATCGCCTGCAAAGTGAAAGAATATTCTCCTATGGGCTTTATGGATAAG GTGACTGTTTCATGTGACGAAGGCTGGACCCTGACTGGCTGCAATGCGTACTCCCGTAGTTCCAATACTTTGGGAGCATATTCTATCGATGACACCTGTGTTGTGTCAAACCCCACAGGTGGAAAAGGAGCAGCTGCCATTGCTATCTGCTGCCAGAACAAACACAATGAGAACAAGCAGAACACAAACTACCGGTGA